A window from Cryptomeria japonica chromosome 1, Sugi_1.0, whole genome shotgun sequence encodes these proteins:
- the LOC131053842 gene encoding scopoletin glucosyltransferase, whose product MNSFDKPHVVAVPFPAFGHAIPFLDLVKLLASHGLTVTCVTTAANAGHRLQQQLAHAISGGLDIRVLVLPTPSVEGLPEGLESFDQVPTEQCYLIFELVAKLEESFNVWLEDQLSKDWQQGTGPLVCVMHDVILGWTMEVPRKHNIPIVVFDTYGAFGLSVLHSAWLSSSRNVVEKEGESIVLSLDLPRTLRLDKHEIDPFLFEPSIIAFMGRLESVYESSGMLVNTFEQLEPEYLQQLRKRTGKKVWSIGPLLPANVFSGAVKTSARGKMTDISEKELLEWLDSQSPSSVVYISFGSQVFLSEEQSKALASGLEATGQPFIWVIKACPKIEPGTSDRPLDPPCMYLPEGFKERTRNRGLVIWGWAPQLLILSHPSLGAFMSHCGWNSMLESVTFGVPLITWPMHVDQHFNSKLAVKLGIGIQVCENRGSVPEKQRVEEGVTRVFSRGEGTEMKSAAEKLKHMARKAVADGGTSNANLKDFVSDMFKLHKGRKGVACGDSRKLNCKKILGIKSIS is encoded by the coding sequence ATGAATAGTTTCGATAAACCACACGTTGTGGCAGTGCCATTCCCAGCCTTCGGCCATGCTATCCCATTCCTCGACTTAGTTAAGCTTCTTGCCTCCCATGGCCTCACTGTTACTTGTGTCACCACTGCTGCCAATGCCGGCCACCGTCTGCAACAGCAATTGGCCCACGCTATTTCAGGCGGCCTCGATATTCGTGTCCTGGTTCTTCCTACGCCAAGCGTGGAAGGCTTACCAGAAGGATTAGAGAGCTTCGATCAAGTACCCACTGAGCAGTGTTATCTTATCTTTGAACTGGTTGCTAAGCTTGAAGAGTCCTTCAATGTCTGGCTGGAGGATCAACTTTCCAAAGATTGGCAGCAAGGGACAGGACCTCTTGTTTGTGTAATGCATGATGTGATCTTGGGATGGACCATGGAGGTACCCCGGAAGCACAATATCCCCATAGTGGTGTTCGATACGTACGGTGCATTTGGGCTCAGTGTGCTGCATTCTGCATGGCTTTCCTCTTCGCGGAACGTAGTGGAAAAGGAAGGAGAGAGTATTGTTCTGAGCTTGGATCTGCCCAGAACTCTGAGATTAGATAAACATGAGATAGACCCTTTTTTGTTTGAGCCCTCGATTATTGCGTTTATGGGACGCTTAGAGTCAGTTTATGAAAGTTCTGGAATGTTGGTAAATACATTTGAGCAGTTGGAGCCTGAATATCTGCAACAGTTGAGAAAGAGAACAGGGAAAAAGGTGTGGTCCATAGGCCCACTGCTCCCAGCGAATGTTTTTAGTGGGGCAGTGAAGACATCTGCCCGAGGCAAAATGACGGACATTAGCGAAAAGGAGCTGTTAGAATGGCTGGATTCTCAGAGCCCAAGCTCTGTTGTGTATATTTCATTTGGAAGCCAGGTTTTCTTGTCAGAAGAACAAAGCAAGGCCTTGGCAAGTGGTCTGGAAGCCACCGGACAGCCCTTCATTTGGGTTATCAAAGCGTGCCCAAAGATCGAACCCGGGACGTCTGATAGACCATTAGATCCGCCTTGCATGTATCTTCCTGAGGGCTTCAAAGAGCGCACAAGGAACAGAGGGCTGGTCATATGGGGTTGGGCACCGCAGCTTCTTATTCTTTCACATCCGTCTCTGGGCGCGTTCATGAGCCACTGCGGGTGGAATTCTATGCTTGAAAGCGTCACTTTTGGTGTCCCGTTGATCACATGGCCTATGCATGTAGACCAACATTTCAATTCCAAACTGGCTGTCAAGTTAGGGATAGGAATCCAAGTGTGCGAGAACAGAGGTAGTGTTCCAGAGAAGCAACGAGTGGAGGAGGGTGTGACACGTGTGTTTAGCAGAGGCGAGGGGACAGAGATGAAAAGTGCTGCAGAAAAGTTGAAGCACATGGCAAGAAAAGCAGTTGCAGATGGAGGAACTTCcaatgcaaatctaaaagatttTGTGAGTGATATGTTTAAGTTGCACAAGGGAAGAAAAGGTGTTGCCTGTGGGGATTCTCGAAAGCTCAACTGCAAGAAGATTTTGGGAATAAAATCCATAAGCTGA
- the LOC131053834 gene encoding scopoletin glucosyltransferase-like produces MMSALEKPHVVAVPFPALGHAIPLLDFARQLASHGLLVSCVTTAANLPRLQHQMSDAISSGLDIRFVVLPTPAVEGLPEGIESFDKVPTEQCNLIFDLALALENSFDHWLEGVLENGGQEERGVPVCIINDILLGWSMEVSKRHNIPSVVFDTYGAFGLSLLNSAWLSASKNVLKKEGETLVLSLDLPAPMRLEKHEIDAGLFDPFMMSIIGRLQSINQGSGMLVNTFEELEADYLQHLRNLTGKMVWSIGPLLPPNCFGGAVKGSSRGKMADISEEELVRFLDSQSSCSVVYISFGSQTFLTEEQSKALASGLEASGQPFVWAIKVSPKMEPDASDAPIDLARTYLPEGFLERTKNRGLVIWGWVPQLVILSHPSAGAFMSHCGWNSMLESVTLGVPLITWPMYADQHFNSKLAVELGIGIQLCEHRTGIPDMHRVKEALNLVLVDDNSKEIKRAAEKLKSVARKAVGYGGSSKANLQDFVGEIQKLKMARKAVALRAYLKPQIQEDFVPEIHQLSVSKNCIDVSSPLE; encoded by the coding sequence ATGATGAGCGCTTTGGAGAAACCGCATGTTGTGGCAGTGCCATTCCCAGCACTCGGACATGCAATCCCATTGCTCGACTTTGCTAGGCAGTTGGCCTCGCATGGTCTCCTCGTAAGCTGTGTCACCACGGCTGCTAATTTACCCCGCCTGCAACACCAAATGTCCGATGCTATTTCATCCGGCCTTGATATTCGCTTCGTAGTCCTTCCAACCCCCGCAGTGGAAGGCCTGCCCGAGGGAATAGAGAGCTTTGATAAAGTTCCTACGGAGCAGTGCAACCTCATTTTTGATCTGGCCCTTGCGCTAGAGAACTCCTTTGATCATTGGCTTGAGGGTGTGCTTGAGAATGGAGGGCAAGAAGAGAGAGGAGTTCCTGTTTGTATCATAAATGATATACTTTTGGGGTGGAGTATGGAAGTAAGTAAGAGACACAATATCCCCAGTGTGGTGTTCGATACGTACGGGGCATTCGGACTGAGTCTGCTGAATTCTGCATGGCTTTCTGCGTCGAAGAATGTTTTGAAGAAAGAAGGGGAGACTCTTGTGCTCAGCTTAGATCTTCCCGCTCCCATGCGATTGGAGAAACACGAAATAGATGCTGGATTGTTCGACCCATTCATGATGAGTATAATAGGCCGTCTGCAGTCGATTAATCAAGGATCCGGAATGCTTGTGAATACTTTTGAGGAGCTGGAGGCTGATTATCTGCAACACTTGAGAAATCTGACGGGGAAGATGGTATGGTCCATAGGCCCACTGCTTCCACCTAACTGTTTTGGCGGTGCAGTGAAAGGAAGCTCCCGAGGGAAGATGGCGGACATCAGCGAAGAGGAGCTGGTGAGGTTTCTGGATTCACAAAGCTCTTGTTCTGTTGTGTATATTTCGTTTGGAAGCCAGACCTTCTTAACTGAGGAACAGAGTAAGGCCCTTGCTAGTGGGCTCGAAGCCAGCGGGCAGCCATTCGTTTGGGCTATCAAAGTTTCCCCTAAGATGGAACCTGACGCATCTGACGCACCAATCGACTTGGCACGAACATATCTTCCTGAGGGGTTCCTGGAACGAACAAAGAATAGAGGGTTGGTCATATGGGGTTGGGTGCCACAGCTTGTTATCCTCTCCCACCCATCTGCGGGTGCCTTCATGAGCCACTGCGGATGGAATTCTATGCTTGAAAGCGTAACTCTGGGAGTTCCATTGATCACTTGGCCCATGTATGCAGATCAACACTTCAATTCTAAGCTGGCAGTGGAGTTGGGTATTGGAATCCAACTCTGCGAACATAGAACTGGAATTCCAGACATGCATCGAGTGAAAGAAGCTCTGAATCTAGTTTTGGTTGATGACAACAGCAAAGAGATCAAAAGAGCTGCGGAAAAGTTGAAGAGCGTGGCGAGAAAGGCTGTTGGATACGGAGGATCTTCAAAAGCCAATTTACAAGATTTTGTGGGTGAGATTCAGAAGTTGAAAATGGCAAGAAAGGCTGTTGCACTGCGAGCGTATTTGAAACCTCAAATACAAGAAGACTTTGTGCCTGAAATCCATCAGTTGAGTGTTTCTAAAAACTGTATAGATGTTTCATCACCTTTGGAATAA